One genomic segment of Impatiens glandulifera chromosome 6, dImpGla2.1, whole genome shotgun sequence includes these proteins:
- the LOC124942930 gene encoding putative disease resistance protein RGA4, translating to MADPATLISGLLSNLVPLIKDDFKLIYGFDEEVEKLLDTLSAINAALEHAEVEKLLDKPTKDWLRKLKRVAYEVRDIMDECSFEDLRLQVKMRNASSSSTRHQVTNCISNPFSNTKKRLKIGQKIKDVQKKLEKINSEHKKFQWREPIHGSKIKEDKFNLWER from the coding sequence ATGGCTGATCCAGCAACTCTGATCAGTGGTTTGCTTTCAAATTTGGTACCTCTAATTAAGGATGATTTCAAGTTGATTTATGGTTTTGATGAGGAGGTTGAAAAGCTATTGGACACGCTATCTGCAATTAATGCCGCACTTGAGCATGCGGAGGTTGAAAAGCTATTGGACAAACCAACCAAAGATTGGTTGCGGAAACTCAAACGCGTGGCATATGAGGTTCGAGACATCATGGATGAGTGCAGCTTTGAAGATCTTCGTCTTCAAGTTAAAATGCGTAATGCCTCCTCCTCTTCAACACGACACCAGGTAACCAACTGTATCTCCAATCCTTTTAGCAATACTAAGAAGCGTCTCAAAATTGGTCAAAAAATTAAGGATGTTCAAAAGAAACTAGAAAAGATTAATTCGGAGCACAAAAAATTTCAATGGCGTGAACCTATTCATGGCTCgaaaataaaagaagacaaGTTTAATTTATGGGAGAGATGA
- the LOC124942931 gene encoding putative disease resistance protein RGA3 — MVFNDHEVFRHFDPKFWVCVSDEFDTKLIIKAIIGANNETSLNILKDSIQDKLKGRRYLVVLDDVWNEDEEAWALLRSILDCGANGAFVLTTTCKINVARIMKTIRPFELLSLSDKECWLLFEHRAFMHETPKTTNLIDIGKEIARKCKGVPLVAKTLGSQLGFNGDEKEWCRIRDSDICEFSKNENSILSIIRLSYYDLPYDLRRCFAFCAIFPKDTVIEKERLIQLWMAHDLIPPYTNQEVEDAGNRIWKELCWRSFFQDEKENKGRNDTVYTTCMMHDLSQSVMKDECYMMNAKRSSNDLGREIRHVTVMEDQLDQTSVKTFVCSLKEIGGLQSIMFGGRNINYGKVSREIKIVSVLKELLPLRVLEVRQHVQYQDLSYVSRLKHLRYLDISYSMITTLPNSICELFNLQTLKLNDCYKLKSLPRNMRNLISLRHLYLEGCHRLKYMPRGMGQLKHLKTLSLLVIGKKERDCQLDEIRELNIRGSLKIKNLGRVSDASIAGGISMAKKTSINYLFLEWTSDYDEDEEEDDDNRIKSTRHEKIGEALEVSTEGLKILRMSGYKGVNPPKWVGKSSPSIGSSSSDDSEMMIVLFPLLEELSIHFRMNLRELVSPTIPSTGAFPNLCKLEIYYCPKLGSLPPHLKSLKVHGECSDELFYSISNLSALTHLSFYGMDKRSVLFGAGYMASSSQILGDNNSKAQLGGVRSTFQSLQSLIVLFPLLEKLDISDMKNLRELVSPTTTIPSTGAFPNLCSLRRIDNCPKLGALPVPHLKALKRVIVWSECSDELLYSISNLSALTRLYLDGLNERSVLFGVGYMALMFDDDEIQLGRGVRTTFQSLQSLSIWRCKKLRRLFDSGMIMEEESTNGCENQQKHHHHLQAGQTERARGLMNSLTDLYIYDCPELMISVEEFGHLNSLHCLS; from the coding sequence ATGGTCTTCAATGATCACGAGGTTTTTAGGCATTTTGATCCCAAATTCTGGGTTTGTGTTTCTGATGAATTTGATACTAAGTTGATCATCAAAGCCATCATAGGAGCAAATAATGAAACTTCATTGAATATATTGAAGGACTCGATTCAAGATAAATTAAAAGGGAGAAGATATTTGGTTGTATTGGATGATGTTtggaatgaagatgaagaggcaTGGGCTCTGTTGAGATCTATATTAGACTGTGGAGCAAATGGCGCGTTCGTCCTTACCACGACATGTAAAATAAATGTGGCAAGGATCATGAAAACGATTCGACCTTTTGAGTTATTGTCACTCTCTGATAAGGAATGTTGGTTACTATTCGAACATCGTGCATTTATGCATGAAACACCAAAAACTACAAACTTGATTGATATTGGAAAAGAAATAGCTAGAAAATGTAAGGGTGTTCCATTAGTTGCCAAGACATTGGGAAGTCAATTAGGATTCAATGGTGACGAAAAAGAATGGTGCAGAATAAGAGATAGTGACATATGTGAGttttcaaaaaatgaaaattccatCTTGTCTATTATAAGGTTGAGTTACTATGACCTCCCTTATGATTTGAGAAGATGCTTTGCATTTTGTGCTATATTTCCCAAGGATACTGTAATAGAAAAGGAGAGATTAATCCAATTGTGGATGGCTCATGATTTAATTCCTCCATATACAAATCAAGAAGTTGAAGATGCTGGGAATAGAATTTGGAAGGAGTTGTGTTGGAGATCCTTTTTTCAAGATGAGAAAGAGAACAAAGGTAGAAATGATACAGTTTATACAACATGTATGATGCACGATCTTTCGCAATCTGTTATGAAAGATGAATGCTATATGATGAATGCTAAGAGGTCAAGCAATGATTTAGGACGTGAAATTCGTCATGTAACAGTAATGGAGGATCAATTAGACCAAACATCAGTCAAAACATTCGTTTGTTCTCTTAAAGAAATTGGAGGGTTGCAGTCAATAATGTTCGGTGGCCGAAATATTAATTATGGAAAAGTCTCACGGGAGATCAAGATTGTGAGTGTCTTGAAGGAACTTCTTCCTTTACGTGTCCTTGAAGTAAGACAACATGTGCAATATCAAGATTTGAGTTATGTGAGTCGTCTAAAACATCTTAGGTACTTAGACATTTCTTATAGTATGATAACAACACTACCTAATAGTATTTGTGAACTCTTCAACTTACAGACTCTGAAACTCAATGATTGTTATAAGCTTAAAAGTTTGCCTAGAAATATGAGGAATCTTATTAGCCTGAGGCATCTTTATTTGGAGGGTTGTCATCGATTAAAATATATGCCTAGAGGGATGGGGCAATTGAAACATCTCAAAACGTTAAGCTTGTTAGTGATAGGCAAGAAGGAGAGAGATTGTCAACTAGATGAAATAAGAGAATTGAATATCCGCGGATCATTGAAAATTAAGAACCTTGGAAGAGTTAGTGATGCATCTATTGCAGGAGGGATAAGTATGGCTAAAAAGACGAGTATCAATTACTTGTTCTTGGAATGGACATCTGAttatgatgaagatgaagaagaagatgatgataatCGGATCAAGAGTACTAGACATGAGAAAATAGGTGAAGCTTTGGAGGTTTCGACTGAGGGGCTGAAAATATTGAGAATGAGTGGTTACAAAGGTGTGAATCCCCCTAAATGGGTGGGAAAATCATCTCCTTCTATTGGTAGTAGCAGCAGCGATGATAGTGAAATGATGATAGTACTATTCCCTTTATTAGAGGAACTAAGTATTCATTTCAGGATGAATTTGAGGGAATTGGTGTCTCCTACTATTCCTAGTACTGGAGCATTCCCTAATCTATGCAAGTTGGAGATATATTATTGTCCAAAGCTAGGGAGTTTGCCGCCACATCTCAAATCACTCAAAGTTCACGGAGAATGTTCGGATGAGTTGTTTTATAGCATCTCAAATCTTAGTGCTCTCACTCATCTCTCTTTTTATGGCATGGATAAAAGAAGTGTTTTATTTGGAGCAGGTTATATGGCATCGTCAAGTCAAATCCTTGGGGACAATAATAGTAAAGCACAATTAGGAGGAGTACGCTCAACTTTCCAATCACTTCAATCTTTGATAGTACTATTCCCTTTGCTAGAGAAATTGGATATTTCTGACATGAAGAATTTGAGGGAATTGGTGTCTCCTACTACTACTATTCCTAGTACCGGAGCATTCCCTAATCTATGCTCGCTGAGGAGGATAGATAATTGCCCAAAGCTAGGGGCCTTGCCAGTACCGCATCTGAAAGCACTCAAACGTGTAATTGTTTGGAGTGAATGTTCGGATGAGTTGTTATATAGCATCTCAAATCTTAGTGCTCTCACTCGTCTCTATCTTGATGGATTGAATGAAAGAAGTGTTTTATTTGGAGTTGGTTATATGGCATTAAtgtttgatgatgatgagataCAATTAGGAAGAGGAGTACGCACAACTTTCCAATCTCTTCAATCTCTGTCTATTTGGAGGTGCAAGAAGTTAAGGCGTTTGTTTGATTCGGGAATGataatggaagaagagagtacTAATGGTTGCGAGAACCAACaaaagcatcatcatcatctccaAGCTGGACAAACAGAAAGAGCAAGAGGTCTCATGAACTCTCTCACGGATTTGTATATTTATGATTGTCCGGAGTTGATGATATCAGTTGAGGAATTTGGACACCTCAATTCACTACATTGTTTGTCCTAA